A genomic region of Mycobacterium sp. Aquia_213 contains the following coding sequences:
- a CDS encoding hydrogen peroxide-inducible genes activator, translating into MTDKSFQPTLAGLRAFAAIAERHHFGSAATTLGVSQSTLSQSLAALETGLGTHLVERSTRRVRLTPEGAQLLPLAQAVVEAAEAFTAAAAGTSDPLHGTLRLGMIPTVAPYVLPTVLAGLSSRLPALTLRVIEDQTERLLTALRGGSLDAALIALPADVAGITEVGIYEEDFLLAVPPGHPLSGKRRVPASALADLPLLLLDEGHCLRDQALDVCQKAGVRAELADTRAASLATAVQCVTGGLGVTLIPQSAAPVEAVRSQLGLAQFATPRPGRRIGLVFRSSSGRDESYRRLAAIIGESVGSEQQVRLVK; encoded by the coding sequence ATGACCGATAAGAGTTTTCAGCCGACCCTGGCCGGGCTGCGGGCGTTCGCAGCGATTGCCGAGAGGCATCATTTCGGCAGCGCTGCAACGACTCTCGGCGTCAGTCAGTCGACGCTCTCGCAGTCGCTTGCCGCGCTCGAAACGGGCCTGGGCACCCACCTCGTCGAGCGCTCGACGCGGCGTGTCCGCTTGACACCGGAAGGTGCGCAACTGTTGCCGCTCGCCCAAGCCGTCGTCGAGGCCGCGGAGGCGTTCACGGCCGCCGCGGCGGGAACGTCGGATCCGCTGCACGGCACCCTGCGCCTCGGCATGATCCCGACGGTCGCGCCCTACGTGCTGCCGACCGTGCTGGCCGGACTCTCCAGTCGACTTCCGGCGCTGACCCTGCGGGTGATCGAGGACCAGACCGAACGCCTGCTGACGGCCCTGCGCGGCGGATCGCTGGACGCTGCCCTGATCGCCCTGCCCGCCGACGTCGCTGGAATCACCGAGGTCGGAATCTACGAGGAGGATTTCCTGCTCGCGGTACCGCCCGGACACCCGCTGTCGGGCAAACGACGGGTGCCTGCGTCGGCGCTGGCGGACCTGCCGCTACTGCTGCTGGACGAGGGGCACTGCCTGCGCGATCAGGCCCTCGACGTCTGCCAAAAGGCCGGTGTCCGAGCCGAACTCGCCGACACCCGGGCCGCTTCGCTGGCGACGGCGGTGCAATGCGTGACCGGCGGGCTGGGGGTGACGCTGATTCCGCAGAGCGCCGCACCCGTCGAAGCCGTTCGAAGCCAGCTCGGGCTCGCACAGTTTGCGACACCACGCCCAGGCCGGCGAATCGGGCTGGTGTTCCGCTCGTCGAGTGGCCGCGACGAATCCTATCGAAGGCTGGCCGCCATCATCGGGGAGTCGGTCGGCAGTGAACAGCAGGTGCGCCTGGTCAAATAG
- a CDS encoding peroxiredoxin, with amino-acid sequence MTLLTIGDQFPAYELTGLIGGDLSKVDAQQPEDYFKTISSGDHEGKWRIVFFWPKDFTFVCPTEIAAFGKLNDEFEDRDAQVLGVSVDSEFVHFQWRAQHEDLKKLPFPMLSDIKRELALATGVLNAGGVADRVTFIVDPNNEIQFVSATAGSVGRNVDEVLRVLDALQSDELCACNWRKGDPTLDAGELLKASA; translated from the coding sequence ATGACACTGCTAACGATCGGCGACCAGTTCCCCGCTTACGAGCTCACCGGGCTGATCGGCGGCGACCTGTCGAAGGTCGATGCGCAGCAGCCCGAGGACTACTTCAAGACCATCTCCAGCGGCGACCACGAGGGCAAGTGGCGAATTGTCTTCTTCTGGCCGAAGGACTTCACCTTCGTGTGCCCGACCGAGATCGCCGCGTTCGGCAAGCTGAACGACGAGTTCGAGGATCGCGACGCGCAGGTGCTCGGCGTCTCGGTGGACAGCGAATTCGTGCACTTCCAGTGGCGCGCCCAGCACGAGGACCTCAAGAAGCTGCCGTTCCCGATGCTCTCGGACATCAAGCGCGAACTCGCGTTGGCCACCGGAGTGCTCAACGCCGGCGGCGTCGCGGACCGGGTGACCTTCATCGTCGACCCCAACAACGAGATCCAATTCGTCTCGGCGACCGCAGGATCCGTGGGGCGTAACGTGGACGAGGTGCTGCGGGTCCTGGATGCTCTGCAATCCGACGAGCTGTGTGCTTGCAACTGGCGCAAGGGCGACCCGACGCTGGATGCCGGCGAACTGCTCAAGGCTTCGGCGTAA
- a CDS encoding alkyl hydroperoxide reductase, with amino-acid sequence MSIENLKEALPEYAKDLKLNLGSIARSTVLNDEQLWGTLLASAAATRNTQVLTEIGAEAADNLSAEAYQAALGAASIMGMNNVFYRGRGFLEGKYDDLRAGLRMNIIGNPGVDKANFELWSFAVSSINGCSHCVVAHEHTLREAGVDREAILEALKAAAIVSGVAQAITTAQTLASVG; translated from the coding sequence ATGAGTATCGAGAATCTGAAGGAAGCACTGCCGGAGTACGCCAAGGACCTGAAGCTCAACCTGGGCTCGATCGCCCGCAGCACCGTGCTGAACGACGAGCAGTTGTGGGGCACCCTGCTGGCCAGCGCCGCGGCGACGCGAAACACCCAGGTGCTGACCGAGATTGGCGCCGAAGCGGCAGACAATCTGTCTGCCGAGGCGTACCAAGCGGCGCTGGGGGCCGCGTCCATCATGGGTATGAACAACGTGTTCTACCGCGGGCGCGGCTTCCTGGAGGGCAAGTACGACGATCTGCGGGCCGGACTGCGGATGAACATCATCGGCAACCCGGGCGTGGACAAGGCGAATTTCGAGCTGTGGTCGTTCGCGGTGTCGTCGATCAACGGGTGTTCGCACTGCGTTGTCGCGCACGAGCACACCCTTCGCGAGGCCGGTGTGGATCGCGAGGCGATCCTGGAAGCCCTGAAGGCAGCAGCGATCGTTTCGGGTGTGGCACAAGCGATCACCACCGCGCAGACACTGGCGAGCGTCGGCTGA
- a CDS encoding alpha-amylase family protein: MTAAWVAHAIWWQVYPLGFVGAFPTPEGSAPPGPGEHRLRRLVEWFDHAIELGASGIALGPIFASRTHGYDTTDHYRIDPRLGDDADFDYLIAQARARGLRVLLDGVFNHVGVDFPRYRDATHDDAAAGWFRGSPGRFHTFEGHSELITLNHGNPDVVDYVADVMAHWLRRGADGWRLDAAYAVPQQFWAQTLPKVREPHPDAWFVGEVIHGDYAAIVEEATFDSATQYELWKAIWSSLNDGNFFELDWALQRHSTFLASFAPLTFIGNHDVTRIASSLENTDHLPHAVVLLLTIGGVPSVYAGDEFGFRAVKEERYGGDDAVRPEFTSPPLQLGEFGAEMWRLHQFLVGLRRRHPWLHAATTTSLLLANQHYVYETRSGDDALLVALNIDDEPLRLVLSELGPARAEVIAGSAAPPSDVVDEVTVEPHGWRILRPA; the protein is encoded by the coding sequence GTGACCGCAGCCTGGGTAGCGCACGCGATCTGGTGGCAGGTCTATCCCTTGGGGTTCGTGGGAGCGTTTCCCACGCCCGAGGGATCGGCGCCGCCGGGTCCGGGTGAACACCGGTTGCGGCGGCTCGTCGAATGGTTCGATCACGCCATCGAGCTGGGGGCATCCGGTATTGCGCTGGGGCCGATCTTCGCCTCGCGCACACACGGTTACGACACCACCGACCATTACCGGATTGACCCCCGGCTCGGTGACGACGCCGATTTCGATTATCTGATCGCGCAAGCCCGCGCCCGCGGCTTGCGGGTGCTCCTCGACGGCGTCTTCAACCACGTCGGTGTCGACTTCCCGCGCTACCGCGACGCGACGCACGACGATGCGGCCGCGGGCTGGTTTCGCGGAAGCCCCGGTCGATTTCACACCTTCGAGGGCCATTCCGAGCTGATAACCCTCAACCACGGCAACCCGGACGTCGTCGACTACGTCGCCGACGTGATGGCGCACTGGTTGCGGCGCGGTGCGGATGGCTGGCGCCTGGACGCGGCCTACGCTGTCCCGCAACAATTCTGGGCGCAGACGTTGCCGAAAGTGCGCGAGCCGCATCCCGACGCCTGGTTCGTCGGCGAAGTCATCCATGGCGACTACGCGGCGATCGTCGAGGAAGCCACGTTCGACTCGGCTACCCAGTACGAGCTCTGGAAGGCGATCTGGAGCAGCCTCAACGACGGCAACTTCTTCGAGCTCGACTGGGCCCTGCAGCGGCACAGCACGTTTCTGGCGAGCTTCGCGCCACTGACGTTCATCGGCAACCACGACGTCACACGCATCGCCAGCAGCCTGGAGAACACCGACCATCTGCCGCATGCGGTGGTGCTGCTGTTGACGATCGGCGGTGTGCCCAGTGTGTACGCCGGCGACGAGTTCGGATTCCGGGCTGTCAAAGAGGAGCGCTACGGCGGTGATGACGCAGTGCGCCCGGAGTTCACCTCTCCCCCATTGCAATTGGGCGAATTCGGCGCCGAGATGTGGCGACTGCACCAGTTCCTGGTGGGACTGCGCCGGCGCCACCCTTGGCTGCATGCGGCCACCACCACGTCGCTGTTGCTGGCCAACCAGCACTACGTCTACGAGACGCGCAGCGGCGACGATGCGCTGCTGGTTGCGCTCAACATCGACGACGAGCCGCTGCGGCTGGTGCTGTCGGAGCTCGGCCCCGCACGTGCCGAGGTAATCGCCGGATCCGCCGCCCCACCCAGCGACGTCGTCGACGAGGTGACCGTCGAGCCGCACGGCTGGCGAATCCTGCGACCCGCCTAG
- a CDS encoding DUF1810 domain-containing protein, whose protein sequence is MDSADDPFDLTRFVVAQAPVYPSVVEELRAGRKRGHWMWFVFPQLRGLGSSSTAVHYGISSLQEARAYLGHELLGPRLRECTQLVNQVHGRSITEIFGSPDDLKLRSSMTLFALATDDRQDFTKLLENYYRGQQDALTLAQLRD, encoded by the coding sequence ATGGACTCGGCCGACGACCCGTTCGATCTGACACGTTTCGTTGTCGCGCAGGCCCCGGTCTACCCCTCCGTTGTCGAGGAGTTGCGCGCCGGACGAAAACGCGGTCACTGGATGTGGTTCGTCTTCCCGCAGCTGCGCGGTCTGGGCAGCAGCTCGACGGCGGTCCACTACGGCATCTCGTCGCTGCAGGAGGCCCGCGCGTATCTGGGCCACGAGCTGCTGGGGCCGCGACTGCGTGAGTGCACCCAACTGGTCAATCAGGTGCACGGCCGCTCGATCACCGAGATCTTCGGTTCACCCGACGATCTCAAGCTGCGCTCGTCGATGACGCTGTTCGCCCTCGCCACCGACGACCGCCAGGACTTCACCAAGCTGCTCGAAAATTACTACCGCGGCCAACAGGACGCCCTGACGCTGGCTCAGCTACGCGACTAG
- a CDS encoding alpha-hydroxy acid oxidase, with protein sequence MAVKRRMPKARDLAPLMQFKRPQLDATKRRLDAAFTIDDLRRIAKRRTPKAAFDYTDGAAEDELSLERARQAFRDIEFHPTILRDVSNVTAGWNVLGQPVVLPFGIAPTGFTRLMQTEGEIAGAAAAARAGIPFSLSTLGTCAIEDLVTAVPQGRKWFQLYMWKDRERSMALVKRAADAGFDTLLATVDVPVSGARFRDNRNGMTIPPSLTLRTVLDAVPHPKWWFDLLTTEPLAFASLDRWPGTVAEYLSTMFDPSLTFDDLAWIKEQWPGKLVVKGIQTLDDARAVVERGVDGLVLSNHGGRQLDRAPVPFHLLPAVARELGKDTEILVDTGIMSGADIVAAIALGARCTLVGRAYLYGLMAGGEAGVDRAIEILESGVLRTMRLLGVTCLEELSPAHVTQLRRLGPVE encoded by the coding sequence ATGGCCGTCAAACGACGCATGCCCAAAGCCCGCGACCTGGCCCCGCTGATGCAGTTCAAGCGCCCGCAGCTCGACGCGACCAAGCGCCGGCTCGACGCGGCTTTCACGATCGACGATCTGCGACGCATCGCCAAACGCCGCACCCCGAAGGCGGCATTCGACTACACCGACGGCGCGGCCGAGGACGAGCTGTCGCTCGAGCGTGCCCGACAAGCCTTCCGCGACATCGAGTTTCACCCGACGATCCTGCGCGACGTCAGCAATGTGACCGCCGGCTGGAACGTGCTGGGTCAGCCCGTCGTGTTGCCGTTCGGCATCGCACCGACCGGATTCACCCGGTTGATGCAGACCGAAGGCGAGATCGCCGGAGCCGCGGCGGCAGCCAGGGCCGGTATCCCGTTCTCGCTGTCCACTCTTGGCACCTGCGCGATCGAAGACCTGGTGACCGCTGTCCCGCAGGGCCGCAAATGGTTTCAGCTGTACATGTGGAAGGACCGGGAGCGGTCGATGGCGCTGGTCAAGCGCGCCGCCGACGCGGGATTCGACACCTTGCTGGCCACCGTCGACGTCCCGGTATCCGGGGCGCGGTTCCGCGACAATCGCAATGGCATGACGATCCCGCCGTCGTTGACGCTGCGCACCGTGCTCGACGCGGTGCCACATCCGAAATGGTGGTTCGACCTGCTGACCACCGAACCGCTGGCCTTCGCGTCGCTGGATCGCTGGCCGGGCACCGTCGCCGAGTACCTGAGCACGATGTTCGATCCCAGCCTGACCTTCGACGACCTGGCCTGGATCAAGGAGCAATGGCCCGGCAAGTTGGTGGTCAAGGGGATCCAGACGCTCGACGATGCACGTGCGGTGGTGGAGCGCGGCGTCGACGGCCTGGTGTTGTCCAACCATGGCGGGCGCCAGCTGGATCGGGCCCCGGTGCCCTTCCATCTATTGCCGGCGGTCGCGCGCGAGCTCGGTAAGGACACCGAGATCCTGGTGGACACCGGCATCATGTCGGGCGCCGACATCGTGGCAGCGATCGCGCTGGGGGCGCGGTGCACGCTGGTCGGGCGGGCCTATCTCTACGGGCTGATGGCCGGCGGCGAGGCGGGCGTCGACCGCGCGATCGAAATCCTGGAGAGCGGGGTTCTGCGCACGATGCGGCTGCTGGGTGTCACCTGCCTCGAGGAACTTTCACCCGCCCACGTCACGCAGCTGCGCCGGCTGGGGCCGGTCGAGTAG
- a CDS encoding CGNR zinc finger domain-containing protein, whose product MKFGFVCGRACLNFAGTLKHRLTVPEERLTTPELLSEWAVQAGLVDAGIEVSDEDLVTAIEVREAIYRTATARLDGIEPRPADVDLLNAQASHPQLAPRLLPDGTTRREGTAPQLLASLAADLLGLLAGPDIDNVKRCDHPNCSLLYVDSSRAKNRHWCGMATCGNKVKVQAFRARQRASAN is encoded by the coding sequence GTGAAATTCGGGTTCGTGTGCGGCCGGGCATGCCTCAACTTCGCGGGCACGCTCAAACATCGGCTCACCGTCCCCGAAGAGCGGTTAACTACTCCCGAGCTCCTGTCGGAGTGGGCCGTTCAAGCGGGGTTGGTGGATGCCGGCATCGAGGTCAGCGATGAGGATCTCGTCACCGCGATCGAAGTGCGCGAAGCGATCTACCGCACCGCAACCGCCCGGCTCGACGGCATCGAGCCGCGGCCGGCCGACGTCGACCTGCTGAACGCACAGGCCTCGCACCCTCAGCTGGCCCCGCGGTTGCTCCCGGACGGCACTACTCGCCGCGAGGGCACCGCGCCGCAACTGCTTGCCAGCCTGGCCGCTGATCTGCTCGGCCTGCTCGCGGGGCCCGACATCGACAACGTCAAGCGGTGTGACCACCCGAACTGCTCGCTGCTCTATGTCGACTCCTCGCGGGCGAAGAACCGGCACTGGTGCGGCATGGCCACCTGCGGCAACAAAGTCAAGGTGCAGGCCTTCCGGGCCCGCCAGCGCGCGTCGGCCAATTGA
- the lon gene encoding endopeptidase La, with translation MSEPKSVPVLFVTDTIVLPGMVVPIELDDAARAAIDAARASESGELLIAPRLEDRYPSHGVIAKILQVGRIAGGGGTAAVVRGERRAQIGAGATGPGAALWVEVTEVDDADATDEIKALAAEYKKLLLAMLQRREAWQIIDYVNSLTDPSALADTSGYASYLTDVQKRQLLETTDVAERLRVLIDWTGDHLAEVEVNDKIADDVREGMEKTQKEFLLRQQLAAIRKELGEGEPDGSDDYRARVEAAELPDKVREAALREVGKLERSSDQSPESGWIRTWLDTVLDLPWSVRTEDSTDLVAARGILDADHHGLDDVKDRIVEYLAVRSRRAQRGLQVVGGRGSGAVMVLAGPPGVGKTSLGESVARALGRKFVRVALGGVRDEAEIRGHRRTYVGALPGRIVRAIGEAGSMNPVVLLDEIDKVGSDYRGDPSAALLEVLDPAQNHTFRDHYLDLDLDLSDVVFLATANVIENIPSALLDRMELVQIDGYTEDDKVAIAREYLLPRQRERAALTGEEVTVTDAALRKIAADYTREPGVRQFERLLAKALRKVTTKIAEEPVIIDEPDLVDYLGRPRFTPESAERTAVPGVATGLAVTGLGGDVLYIEAGATDGEAGLQLTGQLGDVMKESAQIALSYVRSHAHLLGVDPKALDRRIHVHVPAGAVPKDGPSAGVTMVTALVSMATGRQVRSDVGMTGEVTLNGRVLPIGGVKQKLLAAQRAGLSTVFIPQRNEPDLDDVPAEVLEALTVKPMTDVAEIVAQALEPAAQTATVAA, from the coding sequence ATGTCTGAACCTAAATCAGTGCCGGTCCTGTTCGTCACCGACACGATCGTGTTGCCCGGAATGGTTGTGCCAATCGAGCTGGACGACGCCGCGCGAGCGGCCATCGACGCGGCGCGGGCCAGTGAATCGGGTGAGCTGCTGATTGCCCCGCGGCTCGAGGACCGGTATCCGTCGCACGGCGTAATCGCGAAGATTCTGCAGGTCGGACGCATCGCCGGCGGTGGCGGCACCGCGGCCGTCGTGCGCGGTGAGCGCAGGGCGCAGATCGGCGCGGGAGCCACCGGCCCCGGCGCGGCGCTGTGGGTCGAGGTGACCGAGGTCGACGACGCCGATGCCACCGACGAGATCAAGGCGCTGGCGGCGGAGTACAAGAAGCTGCTGCTGGCCATGCTGCAACGGCGCGAGGCCTGGCAGATCATCGACTACGTCAACAGCCTGACCGACCCGTCGGCGCTGGCCGACACGTCGGGGTACGCCTCGTACCTGACCGACGTGCAGAAGCGGCAGCTGCTGGAGACCACCGACGTCGCCGAACGGCTGCGCGTGCTGATCGACTGGACCGGCGACCACTTGGCCGAAGTCGAGGTCAACGACAAGATCGCCGACGACGTGCGCGAGGGCATGGAGAAGACGCAGAAGGAGTTCCTGCTGCGCCAACAGCTCGCCGCCATCCGCAAGGAGCTGGGCGAGGGCGAACCCGACGGGTCCGACGATTACCGGGCCCGGGTGGAGGCCGCCGAGCTGCCCGACAAGGTCCGCGAGGCCGCGCTGCGCGAGGTCGGAAAACTGGAACGCTCCAGCGACCAAAGCCCGGAAAGCGGCTGGATTCGAACCTGGCTGGACACCGTGCTGGATCTGCCGTGGAGCGTTCGCACCGAGGATTCGACGGATTTGGTCGCGGCGCGGGGCATCCTGGACGCCGACCACCACGGGCTGGACGACGTCAAGGACCGCATCGTCGAATATCTGGCCGTGCGTTCGCGGCGGGCCCAGCGTGGGCTGCAGGTCGTCGGTGGCCGTGGCTCCGGCGCGGTGATGGTGCTGGCCGGCCCGCCCGGGGTGGGCAAGACCTCGCTGGGTGAGAGCGTGGCCCGGGCGCTGGGCCGCAAGTTCGTGCGCGTCGCGCTGGGCGGCGTTCGCGACGAGGCCGAGATCCGTGGGCACCGGCGCACCTACGTGGGTGCGTTGCCCGGCCGGATCGTGCGCGCGATCGGCGAGGCGGGATCGATGAATCCCGTTGTGCTGCTTGACGAAATCGACAAGGTCGGTTCCGACTATCGCGGCGACCCGAGCGCGGCGCTGCTCGAGGTGCTGGACCCGGCGCAGAACCACACGTTCCGCGACCACTACCTGGATCTGGACCTCGACCTGTCCGACGTCGTGTTCTTGGCCACCGCCAACGTGATCGAGAACATCCCGTCGGCGCTGCTGGACCGCATGGAGTTGGTGCAGATCGACGGCTACACCGAAGACGACAAGGTCGCCATCGCCCGCGAGTATCTGCTGCCCCGGCAACGGGAGCGGGCGGCGCTGACCGGCGAAGAGGTCACCGTCACCGACGCCGCGCTGCGCAAGATCGCCGCCGACTACACCCGCGAACCGGGGGTGCGGCAGTTCGAGCGGCTGCTGGCCAAGGCGCTGCGCAAAGTCACGACGAAGATCGCCGAGGAACCGGTGATCATCGACGAGCCCGATCTGGTGGATTACCTTGGCAGGCCTAGGTTTACGCCCGAGTCCGCGGAACGCACGGCGGTGCCCGGCGTAGCCACCGGGCTGGCGGTGACGGGCCTGGGTGGCGATGTGCTCTACATCGAAGCCGGGGCAACGGATGGCGAGGCGGGGCTGCAGCTGACCGGTCAACTGGGCGACGTGATGAAGGAGTCCGCGCAGATCGCGCTGTCCTACGTCCGCTCCCACGCTCACCTGTTGGGCGTCGACCCCAAGGCGCTGGACCGGCGCATCCACGTGCACGTGCCCGCGGGCGCGGTGCCCAAGGATGGTCCGTCGGCCGGGGTCACGATGGTCACCGCACTGGTGTCGATGGCCACCGGACGTCAGGTCCGCTCTGACGTCGGCATGACCGGCGAGGTCACGCTGAACGGTCGGGTGCTGCCGATCGGCGGTGTCAAGCAGAAGCTGCTGGCCGCCCAACGTGCTGGTCTGTCAACGGTTTTCATTCCGCAGCGAAACGAGCCGGACCTGGACGACGTGCCGGCCGAGGTGCTCGAGGCGCTGACCGTCAAGCCGATGACCGACGTCGCAGAGATCGTCGCGCAGGCACTCGAACCAGCGGCGCAGACGGCGACCGTCGCCGCCTGA
- a CDS encoding nitroreductase/quinone reductase family protein has protein sequence MTGIGDLKRQVVHRVQRRVVNPVGRQLPVTMLETTGRRSGQPRHTPVGGRVVDDKFWMVSEHGEHSDYVRNIKANPAVRLRLGGKWRRGTAHLLPDDDPVQRLGNLPRLNSRMVRIMGSELLTIRVDLD, from the coding sequence ATGACCGGTATCGGGGATCTCAAACGGCAAGTAGTGCATCGCGTTCAACGGCGGGTGGTCAATCCGGTGGGTCGGCAATTGCCGGTGACCATGCTCGAGACGACTGGCCGCAGGAGCGGGCAGCCACGCCACACCCCGGTCGGCGGGCGCGTGGTGGACGACAAGTTCTGGATGGTCTCCGAACACGGTGAGCACTCGGACTACGTCCGCAACATCAAGGCCAACCCCGCGGTACGCCTGCGCCTCGGCGGCAAGTGGCGCAGGGGCACCGCGCACCTGCTGCCCGACGACGACCCGGTGCAGCGGCTGGGTAATCTCCCACGGCTCAACAGCAGGATGGTGCGCATCATGGGCAGCGAGCTGCTCACCATTCGGGTCGATCTGGACTGA
- a CDS encoding TfoX/Sxy family protein: MAYDLELANRIRELLAPQRGVDEKAMFGGLAFLIGGNMAVAASGKGGLMVRVPPEDTAKLLDRPHVSPMVMAGRETRGWLRVDAEGVKTKRQLESWISRGVEYARSLPPK, encoded by the coding sequence ATGGCATACGACCTCGAACTCGCCAACCGGATCCGCGAGTTGCTGGCACCGCAGCGCGGTGTCGACGAGAAGGCGATGTTCGGTGGCCTCGCGTTCCTGATCGGCGGAAATATGGCGGTGGCGGCCAGCGGCAAGGGCGGACTGATGGTGCGGGTCCCGCCCGAGGACACCGCCAAGCTGTTGGATCGCCCCCACGTCAGCCCGATGGTGATGGCCGGCCGCGAGACCCGCGGCTGGTTGCGGGTCGACGCCGAGGGCGTGAAAACCAAACGCCAGCTTGAGAGTTGGATTTCCCGTGGCGTCGAGTACGCACGCAGCCTGCCCCCGAAGTGA
- a CDS encoding NAD(P)/FAD-dependent oxidoreductase yields MAGSTTFVIVGGGLAGAKAVEALRDNGFDGHIILFADEAWLPYERPPLSKEYLAGKKSLTDFTVHNSDWYFDQKVDLRLGTPVSSLDTAAHSVGLRDGSIAHYDKLLLATGSASRRPPIPGSDADGVHYLRSYDDAERLNSVLTNGSSLAVVGAGWIGLEVTAAARRRGVEVTVVEAAKQPLLAALGETVGEVFANLHRDHGVDLRLEAQVDEISVTDGTATGLRMRDGSTIAADAVLVAVGAKPNIEIAEQAGLSIADGGVRVDSTLRTSDSDVFAVGDIAAAEHPLFGTRIRTEHWANALKQPAVAAAGMLGKSGEYAELPYFFTDQYDLGMEYTGYAPTFERVVFRGDVAGREFVAFWLDGENRVLAGMNVNIWDVLDDVKALIRSKSAVDPDKLADPSSPLADLLG; encoded by the coding sequence ATGGCCGGTTCGACTACATTCGTCATCGTCGGCGGCGGACTTGCCGGAGCTAAGGCAGTAGAAGCTCTGCGCGACAACGGTTTTGACGGACACATCATTCTGTTCGCCGATGAGGCGTGGCTGCCCTACGAACGACCTCCGCTTTCCAAGGAGTATCTCGCCGGAAAGAAGTCGCTGACCGACTTCACCGTGCACAACTCCGACTGGTATTTCGACCAGAAGGTCGACTTGAGACTCGGAACGCCGGTGTCCAGCTTGGATACCGCCGCCCACAGCGTTGGACTTCGCGACGGCAGCATCGCCCACTACGACAAGTTGCTACTGGCGACGGGGTCGGCGTCGCGGCGCCCACCGATCCCCGGATCGGATGCCGACGGAGTCCACTACCTGCGCAGCTATGACGACGCCGAGCGGCTGAATTCCGTTCTGACCAACGGGTCTTCGCTCGCGGTGGTGGGCGCGGGGTGGATCGGGCTCGAGGTGACCGCCGCGGCGCGGCGGCGCGGCGTAGAGGTAACGGTCGTCGAAGCCGCCAAACAACCACTGCTGGCAGCGCTCGGCGAGACGGTCGGCGAGGTGTTCGCCAACCTGCATCGCGACCACGGCGTGGATTTACGGCTGGAAGCACAGGTCGACGAGATCTCCGTGACCGACGGAACAGCGACCGGCTTACGGATGCGCGACGGTTCGACGATCGCCGCCGATGCCGTATTGGTGGCCGTCGGCGCCAAGCCGAACATCGAGATCGCCGAGCAGGCCGGGCTGTCCATCGCAGACGGCGGCGTGCGCGTCGATTCCACGCTGCGCACCAGCGATTCAGACGTCTTCGCGGTGGGCGACATCGCGGCCGCCGAGCACCCGTTGTTCGGCACCCGCATCCGCACCGAACACTGGGCCAATGCGCTCAAGCAGCCCGCGGTGGCCGCGGCCGGAATGCTCGGCAAGTCAGGCGAATACGCGGAGCTGCCCTATTTCTTCACCGACCAGTACGACCTCGGAATGGAGTACACCGGGTACGCACCCACCTTCGAGCGGGTGGTCTTCCGTGGCGACGTCGCCGGGCGCGAGTTCGTCGCGTTTTGGCTCGACGGCGAGAACCGGGTACTGGCCGGGATGAATGTCAACATCTGGGATGTGCTCGACGACGTCAAGGCCCTGATCCGGTCCAAGTCCGCCGTCGACCCCGACAAGCTGGCCGACCCGTCCTCACCCCTCGCTGATCTCCTGGGCTGA